The following proteins come from a genomic window of Pelagicoccus albus:
- the pdxA gene encoding 4-hydroxythreonine-4-phosphate dehydrogenase PdxA — protein MNTLSKPILAITMGDAAGTGPEIIGKAFVEEKLSELCNPVIIGDFAVLQQALGYTKAPISLRSISSISEAKFEEGTLDVLDQKNIDLNKLRLGAVDPMCGQAAYEYVKVATELNLAGEVQGIVTCALNKEAMNKAGHHYDGHTGLLAELCERPGATMMLAAEKLRVSHVSTHVPLIEAIHRVRPERILKVVELTDEAIRRIGVEKPHIAVAGLNPHAGENGLFGDEEIKFITPAIREANKRGFHVSGPYPGDTVFFRANQGEFDATIAMYHDQGHVAAKMLGIWKGVNVTLGLPIIRTSVEHGTNFDLAGTGKSDPRSLIEAIKLAAQMSAGAVK, from the coding sequence ATGAATACACTTTCTAAGCCCATTCTCGCAATTACGATGGGAGACGCCGCCGGGACTGGTCCCGAGATTATCGGCAAAGCATTCGTCGAGGAAAAGCTCAGCGAGCTATGTAATCCTGTGATTATCGGCGACTTTGCAGTCCTGCAGCAAGCGCTTGGCTACACGAAGGCTCCGATCTCCCTGCGTTCCATCAGCTCGATATCGGAAGCCAAATTCGAGGAAGGGACTCTCGATGTGCTTGACCAGAAAAATATCGACTTGAACAAACTCAGGCTGGGAGCCGTAGATCCCATGTGCGGGCAAGCCGCCTACGAGTACGTCAAAGTCGCAACCGAACTCAATCTCGCGGGGGAGGTACAGGGCATCGTTACCTGCGCTCTAAACAAAGAAGCGATGAACAAGGCCGGGCACCACTACGACGGGCATACCGGACTTTTGGCCGAACTTTGCGAACGGCCTGGAGCAACCATGATGTTGGCTGCCGAAAAGCTTCGCGTTAGCCATGTATCCACTCACGTGCCCCTCATCGAAGCTATTCATCGAGTTCGGCCGGAGCGGATCCTGAAAGTTGTTGAGTTGACCGACGAAGCCATCCGCAGGATCGGCGTGGAAAAACCTCACATCGCTGTAGCGGGACTAAATCCGCACGCGGGTGAAAACGGTTTATTCGGGGACGAAGAGATCAAATTCATCACTCCCGCAATTAGGGAGGCGAACAAGCGTGGCTTCCACGTTTCCGGTCCCTATCCGGGCGACACCGTTTTCTTCCGAGCGAATCAAGGCGAGTTTGACGCCACGATCGCCATGTATCACGACCAAGGACACGTGGCGGCGAAGATGCTGGGAATTTGGAAGGGCGTTAACGTGACGCTTGGCCTCCCAATTATCCGAACCTCCGTTGAACACGGAACCAATTTCGACCTCGCAGGAACAGGAAAATCAGACCCGCGCAGCCTAATCGAAGCGATCAAGCTCGCAGCTCAAATGTCTGCTGGAGCAGTCAAATAA
- a CDS encoding malectin domain-containing carbohydrate-binding protein has translation MPFTQNLVGRCLSIVCVLATTCLGYSQIPIETPYRGHQLLDTDWRTTDVEPSDEEDWLSENFDDQSWESVSVPHNWDSYEGYRQVKHGVKHGSAWYRKTFNVTPEEQDKQISLFFEGVGSYATVWVNGKQVGTHAGGLTTFQIDISDAVSYGKTNILSVRADHPDGIRDLPWVCGGCELAYGFSEGTQPFGIFRPVHLVTTNSIRIAPFGIHIWNDDSATETGATLFIKTELQGAEASESIALKHSLLNPDGHLVAETLTKELEQPIQLSTNEVKLWHPDHPHRYTVLTQVLHQGRIVDEIRTPYGIRVITWPDLAGPTDVPLLINGEPFFLNGVADYEHLLGQSHAFSAEQVATRASKIEAAGFNIFRDAHHPHNLRFNQRWDQSGMLWWTQFGAHIWFENDAFYSNYKKLLRDWIKERRNSPSLILYGLQNESKLPAWFAEECVEIIRELDPTASKQRLITTCNSGEGTDWDVAQNWSGTYGGDLYNYANEIRKQRLVGEYGAWRSIDLHTEGGFIEDGVLSEDRMTALMETKVRLAETVRDKAIGHFAWPMTTHQNPGRNVGAQGQQTTDGIRELDQIGPANNKGLQTIWGEPLDVFYMYRSNYTAAEEDPMVYIVSHTWPDRWTEPGLKDGIIVYSNCDEVELFNDLGESSLGVRTRGPKGTHFKWDAADIKYDTLYAEARMNGETVATDIIKLHHLPPAPLATAANLEEPAIQSKQEEKHYLYRINCGGPDYTDSQGNLWLADQSYRNEASWGARSWGDRFANLPSEFGSKRRVYQPVSGTKDDSLLQSFRYGRKELSYHFDLPNGDYEVELFFIEPWYGADGSKDVSGWRKFDIALNGETRIQNLDIWQEAGFSSLFKKTLPVQIDDGKLVLSFPEVKSTQAVISAIAISSPKKTQGLAQTNRLLTRVKSSHPDTEAKTWLDTGDKLFKDQSTTLAHLSFPLRETEWIQTNREAVVDSTFSISASLSQDADLFVAALDAPSPWLSGWELTEFDLATANPDQREVPIYRKRFHAGDKVKLGNGRYLAMAKRRSPPAPATSVSNFRVTGSNAPEAWQAIANLRTGRALYSDAGPSIERFYSRLSDCDWLRGPTADAKNEKLEVSFEVADHTEIYIALDPRIQDRPQWLRDWIPTNYYLQLLGSDRISMLKRRYAPGDTVHLGANGILPDDSTAKLYSIVVRSVRESFTRPILTHSPDKGLAEWEIYVGVGDRYGLNIPYQYDGDTPLEAKLEIIASDGGLICDDFFEIAPTTGNPVRDVIRLRTCDSINAGDYIIRFTFKPNGELSFRHVVVE, from the coding sequence ATGCCATTTACCCAAAATCTTGTAGGACGCTGCCTAAGCATCGTTTGCGTTTTAGCTACAACCTGCCTTGGCTATTCTCAAATTCCAATTGAAACGCCCTATCGTGGCCACCAGCTTCTGGATACAGACTGGAGAACGACTGATGTGGAACCCTCCGATGAAGAGGATTGGCTTTCGGAAAATTTCGACGACCAATCTTGGGAAAGCGTCTCCGTTCCTCATAACTGGGATTCTTACGAGGGATACCGCCAGGTTAAGCACGGAGTGAAACACGGAAGCGCCTGGTATCGAAAAACCTTTAACGTCACCCCTGAAGAACAGGATAAACAAATCAGCCTATTCTTCGAGGGAGTGGGCTCCTATGCAACCGTTTGGGTTAACGGCAAGCAAGTCGGCACTCATGCCGGAGGCCTGACTACTTTTCAGATCGATATCAGCGACGCTGTATCCTACGGAAAGACCAATATTCTCAGCGTACGAGCAGATCATCCCGATGGCATCCGCGACCTGCCTTGGGTTTGCGGAGGGTGCGAGCTCGCTTACGGATTCTCGGAGGGCACGCAGCCTTTTGGAATTTTTCGCCCTGTGCACCTTGTAACGACGAATTCCATACGGATTGCTCCGTTTGGTATTCATATTTGGAATGACGATTCGGCGACTGAGACTGGAGCAACCCTTTTCATAAAGACGGAACTGCAAGGCGCAGAGGCAAGCGAATCCATCGCTCTCAAGCACAGTTTGCTGAACCCGGATGGTCATTTGGTCGCAGAAACTTTGACCAAGGAATTAGAACAGCCGATTCAACTATCGACCAATGAAGTGAAGCTCTGGCACCCGGATCATCCGCATCGTTACACCGTCCTGACTCAAGTCCTACACCAGGGCCGAATCGTGGATGAAATTCGCACCCCCTACGGAATTCGAGTTATCACTTGGCCAGACTTAGCGGGCCCCACGGACGTGCCTCTCCTCATAAACGGAGAACCCTTCTTCCTCAACGGTGTGGCCGACTATGAGCATTTGCTCGGGCAGAGCCACGCCTTCTCCGCAGAGCAGGTCGCAACCCGAGCATCCAAGATCGAGGCAGCAGGCTTCAATATTTTCCGTGACGCCCACCACCCGCACAATCTTCGCTTCAATCAAAGGTGGGACCAATCTGGCATGCTTTGGTGGACCCAATTCGGTGCTCACATCTGGTTCGAGAACGATGCGTTCTATTCCAACTACAAAAAACTTCTCCGCGATTGGATCAAAGAGCGCCGGAACAGCCCATCGCTAATCCTCTATGGGCTGCAAAACGAGAGTAAACTCCCTGCATGGTTCGCAGAAGAATGTGTCGAAATTATCCGCGAACTCGACCCGACTGCCAGCAAGCAGCGCCTCATAACCACTTGTAATAGTGGGGAAGGTACAGATTGGGACGTCGCCCAAAACTGGTCCGGCACCTACGGAGGCGATCTCTACAATTACGCGAACGAGATCCGCAAGCAGCGTCTAGTGGGAGAATACGGAGCTTGGCGTAGCATCGATCTACACACAGAGGGCGGTTTCATCGAAGATGGCGTGCTATCAGAAGATCGTATGACTGCCTTGATGGAAACCAAAGTCCGGCTCGCCGAAACGGTACGGGACAAAGCGATCGGCCATTTCGCTTGGCCTATGACCACTCACCAGAACCCGGGGAGAAACGTTGGGGCACAAGGCCAGCAAACAACAGACGGTATCCGCGAATTGGATCAAATCGGCCCCGCCAACAACAAGGGACTGCAAACGATTTGGGGCGAACCGCTCGACGTGTTCTATATGTATCGGAGCAATTACACCGCTGCAGAGGAGGATCCCATGGTCTATATCGTGTCCCACACCTGGCCAGATCGCTGGACTGAACCCGGTTTGAAAGACGGTATCATCGTGTATTCAAATTGCGATGAAGTAGAACTCTTCAACGATTTGGGAGAATCCTCCTTAGGCGTTCGGACCCGTGGTCCTAAAGGAACTCATTTCAAATGGGACGCAGCGGATATCAAATATGATACCCTATATGCTGAGGCTCGAATGAATGGAGAAACAGTCGCCACTGACATAATCAAGCTACACCATTTGCCCCCCGCTCCCTTAGCCACTGCGGCCAACCTCGAGGAACCAGCAATCCAATCCAAGCAGGAAGAAAAGCATTACCTCTACAGAATCAATTGCGGTGGCCCCGACTATACCGACTCACAAGGCAACCTTTGGCTAGCGGATCAATCTTATCGCAACGAAGCGAGTTGGGGAGCGAGATCGTGGGGGGACCGTTTTGCCAACCTGCCATCGGAGTTTGGAAGCAAAAGACGTGTCTACCAGCCCGTGTCCGGAACCAAAGACGATTCGTTGCTACAGAGCTTTCGCTACGGGCGAAAGGAACTCAGCTATCATTTTGACCTGCCCAATGGTGACTACGAAGTAGAACTCTTTTTCATTGAACCTTGGTATGGAGCGGATGGATCAAAAGACGTTTCTGGATGGCGAAAATTCGACATCGCCTTGAACGGAGAAACGCGTATCCAGAACCTAGATATTTGGCAGGAAGCTGGTTTTTCCTCTCTCTTCAAGAAAACTCTGCCCGTACAAATCGACGACGGAAAGCTGGTTCTATCCTTTCCAGAGGTGAAGTCCACTCAGGCCGTTATCTCGGCCATTGCGATTTCATCCCCTAAGAAAACCCAAGGACTGGCCCAGACGAATCGACTTTTGACGAGAGTTAAATCGAGCCACCCCGACACGGAAGCCAAAACCTGGCTAGATACGGGCGACAAGCTATTCAAAGATCAATCGACAACCCTAGCCCATCTCTCCTTCCCGTTGCGCGAAACCGAGTGGATCCAAACCAACAGGGAAGCAGTGGTTGACAGCACCTTTTCAATTTCCGCTTCTCTTTCACAGGACGCTGACCTCTTTGTAGCTGCACTCGACGCTCCGTCTCCTTGGTTAAGCGGTTGGGAACTCACCGAATTCGACTTGGCAACCGCGAACCCCGATCAACGCGAAGTCCCCATCTACCGGAAACGTTTCCATGCGGGCGACAAAGTTAAACTTGGAAATGGAAGATACCTAGCCATGGCAAAAAGACGTTCCCCTCCTGCTCCAGCAACTTCCGTATCCAATTTTCGAGTTACCGGAAGCAATGCCCCCGAAGCTTGGCAAGCGATCGCCAATCTTCGTACTGGACGAGCTCTTTATAGCGACGCCGGCCCCAGCATCGAACGCTTCTACTCCCGCCTAAGCGATTGTGACTGGCTACGCGGACCAACAGCAGACGCGAAAAATGAAAAGCTAGAGGTAAGTTTCGAGGTAGCAGACCACACCGAGATCTACATCGCCCTGGATCCTAGAATCCAGGACAGACCTCAATGGCTTCGGGACTGGATACCAACCAACTATTATCTCCAACTTTTGGGGTCAGACCGTATCAGCATGTTGAAACGGCGTTACGCGCCGGGAGATACCGTCCACCTAGGAGCAAACGGCATATTGCCTGACGACTCCACGGCTAAGCTCTACTCAATAGTGGTTCGTTCCGTGCGCGAATCTTTCACCAGACCCATCCTCACTCACTCTCCTGATAAAGGTCTGGCCGAGTGGGAAATCTACGTCGGTGTTGGTGACCGCTATGGACTTAATATTCCGTATCAGTACGACGGTGACACTCCGCTCGAAGCTAAATTGGAAATAATCGCTAGCGATGGAGGCCTTATTTGTGACGATTTTTTCGAAATAGCTCCGACCACTGGAAACCCGGTCCGCGACGTCATTCGGCTTCGCACTTGCGATAGCATCAATGCAGGAGACTACATTATCAGGTTCACTTTCAAACCTAACGGCGAGCTAAGCTTTCGCCATGTGGTAGTGGAGTAG
- a CDS encoding tetratricopeptide repeat protein, which translates to MNKQLKMTFEPFRFMLVVFLCVFAAPSCFAKGEPLDVFELDPVKSMGSFELPDEEEWSYGQLDEFEVLSNASEINTKKLLSDFGRFRDALNFVLPIRPTPKANARLILCGSKGEFWRFTERVGESRNGVFSLLLQNDSQLAIVLNMQSRYYNTRIDTEPVSLEIDYRRQLFREYAKFLLAKDKKLPPWLLEGWLQIVMDIELYDRIIKFGQLDMDRGIPDPNAIPRGGNFDSVYEALVFAGVISETAAEEGEDEMLTAAPVQAEEMDAVPLDAVLEFWTQDPPFHIALAKQILIPLQEMFSYPIEEYEELNRLTDLLWAKQCHVFVHFCNYASRGKYKQSFDLFVERLKTEEPSEELFEECFDMSYRQMTKKFEAHIRYPYHNYQYVKLNKDQPLAYPEVELRSASQSEIGRIKGDVQLLAGLTDRAVLSYKVALKRDTNNPQLLAAYGLGEYQAGNQEKAYDLLLKATSNGVNRAEVWVALADITLTKALKSPNENGQLSAEQMQAILLPLLKARSLPPALPQTYKLMAKAWDHSSIRPNAIQVELLSEGVLAFTEASELALSTAHFYEMLADIDHARQAARIGLKNVRDPKLREQFERILSETKVVR; encoded by the coding sequence ATGAATAAACAGCTTAAGATGACATTCGAGCCGTTCAGGTTTATGCTTGTCGTATTCCTATGCGTGTTCGCAGCTCCATCTTGTTTCGCTAAGGGTGAACCTTTGGATGTTTTCGAACTCGACCCGGTAAAATCAATGGGAAGCTTCGAATTGCCCGACGAGGAGGAATGGAGCTACGGGCAACTGGACGAATTCGAAGTTCTATCCAACGCGAGCGAGATAAACACAAAAAAGCTTTTGAGCGATTTCGGCCGGTTCAGAGACGCCTTAAACTTTGTACTTCCGATACGCCCTACCCCTAAAGCAAATGCAAGATTGATACTCTGTGGTTCGAAAGGAGAATTTTGGAGATTCACAGAACGCGTGGGAGAGAGCAGGAACGGAGTATTCAGCCTTCTGTTACAAAACGACTCCCAACTCGCTATTGTGCTAAATATGCAATCTCGGTATTACAATACCCGGATAGACACCGAGCCCGTAAGTCTCGAAATCGACTATCGAAGGCAGCTATTTCGCGAATATGCAAAATTCCTCCTAGCAAAAGACAAAAAGCTCCCCCCTTGGCTTCTGGAAGGATGGTTGCAAATCGTCATGGATATAGAGCTCTACGATCGAATCATCAAATTTGGCCAGCTCGACATGGATCGAGGCATACCAGATCCGAATGCAATTCCTAGAGGTGGGAATTTTGATTCAGTATACGAAGCCCTAGTCTTCGCTGGTGTAATTTCTGAAACAGCGGCTGAAGAGGGCGAGGATGAAATGCTAACCGCTGCCCCCGTGCAAGCGGAGGAGATGGATGCAGTGCCCTTAGACGCTGTGCTTGAGTTCTGGACCCAAGACCCACCTTTCCATATAGCTCTCGCAAAGCAAATTCTTATTCCGCTCCAAGAAATGTTCTCGTACCCGATCGAAGAATACGAAGAGCTTAATCGCCTGACCGACTTGCTATGGGCTAAGCAGTGTCACGTGTTTGTCCACTTTTGCAACTACGCCTCGAGAGGAAAGTACAAGCAGTCCTTCGATCTATTCGTGGAGCGATTGAAAACAGAAGAGCCAAGCGAAGAGCTATTTGAAGAGTGCTTCGACATGAGCTACCGTCAGATGACAAAAAAATTCGAAGCTCACATTCGCTATCCGTACCACAACTACCAATACGTCAAATTAAATAAAGATCAGCCCTTAGCCTACCCGGAGGTAGAGCTTCGTTCCGCTTCACAGTCCGAGATCGGACGCATCAAGGGAGATGTCCAACTCCTCGCCGGACTCACCGATAGAGCAGTACTCAGCTACAAGGTTGCTCTCAAACGCGACACAAACAACCCGCAATTGCTCGCCGCTTACGGACTAGGCGAATACCAAGCTGGCAACCAAGAAAAGGCTTACGACCTCCTCCTTAAAGCGACATCCAATGGAGTCAACAGAGCCGAAGTTTGGGTAGCTCTCGCCGACATAACATTGACCAAAGCCCTCAAATCTCCGAACGAAAACGGACAACTTTCCGCAGAGCAAATGCAGGCAATTCTGCTGCCACTCTTGAAAGCCCGATCCCTGCCGCCTGCCTTGCCTCAGACCTATAAACTCATGGCGAAGGCTTGGGACCACAGTTCCATTCGTCCAAACGCAATCCAAGTAGAACTCCTCAGCGAGGGTGTTTTGGCATTTACGGAAGCAAGCGAACTAGCCCTCTCCACTGCCCATTTCTATGAGATGCTTGCCGATATTGACCATGCCCGGCAAGCAGCGCGAATTGGACTCAAAAACGTTCGCGATCCAAAGCTACGCGAGCAATTCGAGCGAATATTGTCTGAAACAAAAGTCGTTCGCTAA
- a CDS encoding DUF1059 domain-containing protein, translating to MKRVTCEQVGGACDHVFEAETFEELVEKSKAHGMEMLQQGDAAHMQAMQKMMVLMQSPEEMNKWMDERRKEFEALPEV from the coding sequence ATGAAAAGAGTAACTTGCGAACAAGTAGGCGGTGCCTGCGATCACGTTTTTGAAGCTGAGACTTTCGAAGAGTTAGTGGAAAAGAGTAAAGCTCATGGGATGGAGATGCTACAGCAGGGTGACGCTGCTCACATGCAAGCGATGCAAAAGATGATGGTGCTTATGCAGTCTCCTGAAGAGATGAACAAGTGGATGGACGAACGCCGTAAAGAGTTTGAGGCTCTTCCAGAGGTCTGA